From the Gallus gallus isolate bGalGal1 chromosome 27, bGalGal1.mat.broiler.GRCg7b, whole genome shotgun sequence genome, the window TCTTTGGCACACATGGGGCATTCTGCAGGGAGCTTGAGAGTTCAGTAGCTGCCGACAAACAGCTGAGATAAAATCACTGTCTTTTGATGGCAAAAAATAGCGCATTTTCAGCTAACTCCGAATTTCACCCTGCACCCTTGTCCATTTCTGTGAAGACAACCTGACACTGAAGTTTGTTATTGTTTGatccattttttgttttgaggCCGGTGTAGCTCATGGGGTCAAGATGGTTCCCTGTTGCTGCAAGGCCTGCAGTTCTGGCACAGCGCGGCGCGGTGAACTCTGCCCTCTGGTTGGTGTTTCACGTCCTGCCTTCTTCTGTACTTGCTGAGCGATCACACACAGTGATGGCGTCTCTCCAGcaggccctgcagccctccccccacagccccttccGTCCTGCACCCATCATGGTGTGCCTGACCTGGCAGCTCCGGTGTGTGCAGGCAGGAGCCCTCCCACCCTGCATCGGAGCTCCAGTGCCGGAATGCTGCAGGAAGGATTTAGCTGGGATCTGCTTGGTGTCAGAGTGACACCAAGTTATGGCTGCTCATCCCCTGCAGATTAAGCAGTGGTTACTGTAGAGGTATTAAATGCAGCCCTCGGCAACATTAAAATACCTGTGCAAAGTCTTGGTGCAGTGTGCCTAACAGTGTGATTTTAAGGCAATCAAATGAGGCGGGAGGAACGCTTGGATGAGGTTTGCCAGCTGATGCTGTGCTCGTGTCTGTGAGCAGTGCACGTGGCAGTCACGGTCCTGCTGAGCTCTTTGGGGTTCCGCCTGCAGGAGGGAGCGGCTCCTCCTAATACTGAGCGTCAGAGAGCACAGCTTTGTGTTTGCTGGCTTCAGTCCGCTCTCATTTGGCACTTTGTCCAAAAACATCATTGCCTTTTTCTCACATCAACATGACCAGGTCACATCTCAGTTCCTGTGCCCATCAGCACGGAGTTCCGCAGAACAAGCTGCCCGGActcctgctgctccaggcaCGCACCTCTCCTCCCATGCTCCCAGCTGTGGATTTCTGGAACTTCCCTGCCATGAGCACCCAATCCCTCGGCTTCAAGAGCTCATGTGTCAATGATGGACAAGTCTGCAGTTTcgtgaatgaaaaacaaagctttattAAATGTGTACAGAATGCACAAATGCAGCTGCGCGTGGTTGGGGTCTGTCGGGGGAGAAGCAGAGGGGTGAagatggctgtgtgctgcacagctctgtcgGGCAgagcctggggctgctgtgggtcCCACTAGCGTGTGGTGAGCGCCATCTGCTCACGGGATGAGACCACCTTCCCGTCCTGCACCTCCTCCACGATGGTGCGCACCTGGCGCGAGGTCGTaatggctgcagggagaggcagagaagggaggggggagagaaaTTCCTTAAGACTCTGCCCAGTGCCACATGGACTGAAGGAGGACGTGGGAAGGTCTGTGGGGTATCAGAACATGCAGCCTGGGACAGCCCTGCACCGGCCGGGAAGAGGGAAGTGCCCAACTGATGGGAAGGCTCAGGAACGCAAAGGGCCCACTCTGTGACTTCATGGGGTGGCTCAGTTCTTTGGCTCTGTGCAGAGTGGGGACATTGGCTGCTCTGTCACAGGGTTTGTCTGGGATGAATCACCCCATGGATGCGGGGCATCTCCCTCCCTTACAGCTTTTCCCTGTGGTTGCTTTTTATTGGGTGCTCCTGTGCTATCCTGCTTCTGCCACTGCCTTGACCAGCAGCACCCGGGGGGCTGCCTTTCCCTGCATGACTTTGGCAGCTGCTCTAAGAGAACTCTCAAAGCTGTGTGCCATGGGCATGTGGAGCAAGATGCATTCTTACCGTCTCTGCCAGAGTGTGAGGACATTGCAGAGGAGTACTGGGAAGAGATGCtgcaagaggaggagaaaacaaaagggaagtTAGAGAGAAACTCTTGTTTCATCAACACTGTGtgcaggcaggagaggaaagcagagaagtcATAGGAACTATGATAACATCTGCtgcgctgggtgcccctggaGGCAGAGGAACTACTGCCCCTTGCAGCAGGGAGTGCTGCCACTGAGCATCCCTCCACAGGCAGCTATCAGGGAAGGAGCCTTTGGGCAACTGTGGTTGGCATGCAAAGAATCATGATGCCTGAAGGCTGCAACCATTAAGAGGCCCCAAGCAGCACGTTAAGGACCCCCATCACCCCTCCCCACCACACCGCCCTCGCAAACCCCACGCACTGGGCGTCCTCGCCCTCCAGCAGCCGGCGGTACGTGGCGATCTCCTGCTCCAGGCGGCACTTGACGTCCAGCAGCACGCGGTACTCGTGGTTCTGCCGCTCCATGTCACAGCGCAGCTCGGCCAGCTGCTCCTCCACGCTGGTGATCAGCGCCTGCAGCTGGGCCAGCTGGGTGCCGTAGCGCGCCTCGGTGTCGGCCAGGGTGCCCTCCAGCGCCGCTTTCTGCGTGCAGAGGAGACGACGGGCTCAGGGGGACGGGGCGGCAGGGAAGggccccatccccacaccgGTGGGCAGCGGCCCCGCGTACCGTGCTGAGCTGGGACTGCAGGTCGATCTCCAGGCTCTGGATGGTGCGGCGCAGCTCCGTGATCTCCGTCTTGCcgctctgcagctgctccgTGTTGACGGCCACCTCGCGGTTCAGCTCCTCCGTCTGCAAGAAGCCGAGCCACACGTCACAGCCCAGCGTGGGCACAGCCGTGGCCGCGCAGCTGCGGGCGTCCAGCTCACCTTGCTGAAGAACCACTGCTCAGCATCCCGCCGGTTCTTCTCCGCCAGGCTCTCGTACTGCTCCCGCATCTCAGCCAGGATCTTGGTGAGGTCAATGCCGGGAGCCGCGTCCATCTCCACGCTGATCTCTCCTCCCACCTGTCCGCGCAGCGCGTTCAtttcctggggaaaaggaaatgcatgATACACACAGGAGCGACAGCCCTAATTGCAGACGGCTCTGCACCCCATGCCTGACCCCCTCTGCCCTGGGTACACGTTACAGCCCCAGGGGGTACCGGCACTGCGCTCACCTCCTCGTGGTTCTTCTTCAGGTAGGCCAGCTCCTCCTTCAGGTTCTCAATCTGCATCTCCAGGTCAGCCCTGGACAGGGTCAGCTCATCCAGCACCCTGCGCAGCCCATTGATGTCGGCCTCCACGCTCAGACGCAGGGCCTGCTCCGTCTCAAACCTGGAGACATGCATGCGGTCACACCTTGGGTCCAGCTGATAGAAATTTGTGTTTCCCGCCCCAGCTTGTGAATGCCTGCCAGCACCTCACATCAGGTGTGCATGCACAGCACTCCACAGTGCAGGACTTTCAGGACGGTGCTGTGCCTAGGAGGAGACATACTCCCCGTGgccaccagcagccagcaggagctgttgGGCAGCTCCAGGTGCATATGGCACAGCCTGGAGCATGCTGCCCTGTCCCTTCCTTCCCTTGAGAACTTTGCACTTACTTGGTTCTGAAGTCATCAGCTGCCAGCCTGGCATTGTCAATCTGCAGGACAATGTTGGCATTCTCAACAGTTGCGGCAAGAATCTAGgacaaaaagaagcagaaaagtgagTGACAAAGTCATTACACAAAGTTGCATGCTGCTGGTGGAGATCTTGTTCGAGGGGACCAGAGCAGCACCCAACTCCTGCCccttggcctggccttgcacaAGGACTCTGCAGAGAGACACAGAATGTGATGCTGATCTGCACCCCTGCCTGACAGCACTCGCCCGTGCAGGTTGCAGCGTGCCCATGTCACCgcaggcactgcaaagggcccaactgggaggaaaaggagctgAGGAGGAGCAACGGCACCCACATGGCTGTCATAATTACACCCAAGGTGAAATATTTGTTCTGAGATTTTGAGAAGGATTGGCCATTTAATGAGCAGTAATTTCTGTAGCCACAAGCTAATGAAATGCTCGCAGTGAGTTGTGATGCTCCAGGGGATATCCAGAAGGAATCCAGGTGCGAATCTGGACGTCGTgtcccacctgcagcaggggaggaaGGCTCTACCCAAAGAACCTCTGAACCACTAATCCCCATGGCCAGGCTCcccatgctttttctttgtgcCTGTGTTTGCACCTCCCAAAGAATCAGCATCCCATGCACCATTCCTTTCTTTGTTAACTTCTATCCACAGCCTCGCACCAGGCTAGAAACTGCAGGATCTGGCTTTAGCATCACTGCATGTCATCTTCAGCAGTGAGCAGTGCCAAGGCCACAGTGTGTCCCCAACTGCGGAGTTCTCAGTACCTATTTCCAGGcaatacatttctgttttcccagcTCAGATCAATCACCTGCCATTTAATCTATTAAAAAGTGACTCTAATGAGGACTTCGATATCCACCGCACCCACCTTGCTGCGCAGCTCCTCGATGGTCCGGTAGTAGGGGCTGTAGTCGCGCTCAGGGCCGGGCCCCTGCTTCTTGTACCACTCCCTGATCTTCACCTCCAGATCAGTGTTGGCCTCCTCCAGGGCACGCACCTTGTCCAGGTAGGCGGCCAGGCGGTCGTTGAGGTTCTGCATTGTTTCCTTCTCGCCGGCCGGGAGGATGCCATCGCCGCCCCCGAAGCCGCCCCCGAAGCCGGCCCCAAAGCCGCCCCCGAAGCCGGCCCCATAGCCGGCCCCATAGCTGGCCCCGAAGCCCCCGCCGAGGCCCCCTCCGACGCTGCTGCAGTAGCCGCCCCCATAGCCGGCGCCGAGCCCCGAGACGATGCGGGAGGAGACGGAGTAGCTGCTGGAGCCCCCATGGACGCTGGGGGCCCGGTAGCCCGCTGCCCGGCCACAGGACAGCCTGCTGGAGCCCCCCCCCAGTCCCTtaagggaggtggaggaggagaacTGCCGGACAGTGGTGCTCATGGTGCAGGCAGATGCTGAGCACAGCGGgctggcagtgcaggcagcagtgcgCGCTTCCCCTGCCCGCAGCCCTTTATAGCCCACGCGGGAGGCGTTGccgctgctttttttttctgatgcattcCCGATGATTTTCATCACTCCTAAAATCTGAGCCAACTTCCAGATTcgtcatttttcctttgttctgttcATGCTTTTTGTCATATTTCTCTAGAAAGCTCTTATCTCACGAAGGGCGTTTTTATGCTTCTTCCGTTTCCAAGTAAATATTCAGGTGTGATTCAAAGGAGGAGGCTCCTTGCTCAGGGCTACATTTTAATATTCCTTTGTAGCACTACCTCTGAAATGGATCTATTCAGGCGATGTTAAAGGGGAGTAattcagcagctcttctgctgcatctaccccagcagctcagcccctctgTCCGAGCACACAGCGGTGCCGTGGGGCAGCAGAGCCTGCGGTGCAATGCGTGTCTGGGGGTGGGAGAGctgggctgccagcacagaggtgcAGCTCTCCTCTCTTATCTGCAGGTGGGATTTTCTCTGGCGTTAAAAGGAGTTCATCCTTCAGGGCTTGTTTAATTCTTCACTTCAGAGACCACCCAGGAGGGGCGGAATATGGAAAGGCAATGAGGAGGAACAGTGGCATTGTGCTTTTATGAGCAGGAGCCTAGCAAGTGCTCCGAAATGGCAGGTGATGGCTCTGAGCCGGAGTAACTTAAAAACCACGAGATTCTCCAGGAGAAACCACAGAACAGCATCCAGCAGTTGAAGGTCACCGGGAAAAGAGCTACAGGTCCCTGTGCACTGTAAGGAgctcacagctggcagcagcacggctTGTGGTGAAGCTGCTCTTTGCGTGAACGGCCCGAGCAGCTGTGACAGAGGAGGACAGAGCCGTGTGGGTCTGCAGCCGACAGCCCAGCGCCAGCAGGGCTCGGTGGGCACAGAGTGAGCCGCCCTGGGGCGGTGGGCTCAGGGCACTGCTGCCCGGCTGCGCTGCTGCTGCATGCGTCACAGAGCGGAGCGGCACTGGTGGTGGTGCAGGGTGTGGAGGAGAAGGAATTTCTCATGTGTGTGCACGGCGAGCTGTCTGACTGCTCCCCGACAGGCCCCGACAGCCCCTTCCAACAGCCAAGTGTTCCTTAGATCATCTGCCAATGACGGGGGGAGAGTTTGGAAATAAGTAACAAAGGTACATTGCTGAGTGGCTCTGGGTGATGCAATTCCTTCTCCTGTGAGAGGAAAGCGGCATGGCTGGGGATGTGCCCTTGGACTCCCATTCCTTGGGACTGGGCACAGTGTGGAGGCAGCGGGGGCAGCGACACGGCCCCAAGGAGCACATCCCTCCCCATTGCCATCTGCACTCAGCGACACCGGCAGCAGTCCCTGCAGAACCACGTGGTGATCAGCGGAGccctccagcagagcagctctgcagtgcccgCTGTGCGCCCATCCCAGTAGGGCTCTCTTTGCATGGAATTGCCTCTCTTTCATCTCTCGTTtatctgctgctgtgagcaccaTCAGAACACGCACGGCTCGAATATCTGTGATGCTTTGATACTGCCACACGGCAGCAATTAAAATGATGAGCTGTTAATTAAGATGTAAGACAACAAATTAACAATTCTAAGACGTTTTTAACATGATCTTCATTGCATACAGCCACAGATGACTGCGTGCTGTTCGCATCACGCTCTCCTTTGAAGGAAAGGCCACTATTAACGAGTCAGATTCCCATGCACGCTGTGATCccatttctttcacatttctgaCCCCAAGATGCCCATTCTGTGGCATCACAGCAGTTTCCCCACAGCACGCTGCTGTTCAGATGTGCACTTCTGTTCGACTGCAGGAGGAAAGTAGAGATGAAGAAGCAACTCCAGCTACAGCAGACCTGGGAGCCAGAACTGCAGGACCAGAGCACATCTCCTTCTTTTATCCCGGAACCATGCAACTTCAGTGGGTTCATAAAGTTTGCCCCAGGATCAAATTACCGTACAGAGCTTCCCTAAAAGGTTGCAAGGCCAcaccttcatttctgtttccgAAGTGGTCTTTTGTGTCAGAGGAGTTCAGCGCTGGAGAAGTCAGAGCACCTTTTGGAACCCAAACATGCAGCCAGGCGTGCCTggagctgcctcctgctgcacGGCCAGCACTCAGCTCTGCGGGGTCAGCACTGCTTACTGGTGCTTGAGGTGGGACAGCCGACATCTGCTTTCCACACCTATCTCACAATTTGCAGTAGCAGGTGTAATtaaaatgggttttttttagtgAGCTATTGTTTGCTGTTCCTATAGCTGCAGGGGCGTGCcacacttttctcccagaaaagtGTAACACAAGGATGGATCAATGTGTAGCTCTTCTGGCACTGCTATGCTGGGGGGCAGTTGGGGTCCCCGTGGGGCGGTGAGTGGGGCTGTGTCTGTGccaccctcctgctgcagccccaccaAACCcacccagcccagggcagctctgcagcagcatggctgcacGGCAGCATCCCTCAGTGCTTTGGTAAATCAGAACTGTCTCATCTCCCCGTAGATGCAGGCAGACTTGTTGAAAGGGGTCTTAAAGCCACGCAGCCGCCTCTGTTCTTACATACATTGAATAGCACTTTTCTGATTCATCCCACTGATCTAAAAGGTGGATTTATGAAGTCATGTGGCAGAATGCAGCCAAGAATGTGTCTGAGCAGCTTTCCAGGAAcagccagggctgtgggcagcgcCTTGCAGGAGGGCCCTCACCCGCCTGCAGGGGCTGTGCCCATTTGGACTCTGTATTTCCAAACGGGCATCACCCCCTgcaccccaacccctcccctAGCAGCCCCCCCcactgcctgggctgcactgcacagggCACTCACCAGAGCCCCATGTCCAGCAGGTGAATAAATCAGAGGCCTGGCTGAGCAGTGAGACGAGGCACAGGTGTGCACAAATGCCAAAAGCTTTATTTGATGCCCACACACAGCGTGGTGCTTAGAGAAGGGGAGTGGGCTGCAGTGGTGCGgcacaaagcaaagctgtgggACTGGAGTGGAGCGCTCAGAGTGCAGCCTGCGTGATTTGCTCACGGGAGGAGATCACCTTCCCATCCTGCACCTCCTCAAAGATGGTGCGGATCTGGCGTGTGGTCACAGGCCCTGCGAGGGGAGAAGGAACTGTTCTGTGTGGAAGTGCCATACCACAGGTTTGCTCTTACCCACAACGTAACAACTGTTATTACAGTTGCTTTACACTGATAATCttctaaaatgtgtttttggTACGTTAGGAGAACAATTTCTGCCAattcacattttgaaaatgttgtaaAATAGTAATTGCATTAAGTTAGAGAGTGTGGGTCTGTGGCAGGAAGGTTCTGTGGGTGCAGTCTGTGCTTCAGACCTGAGGGGTCCTCACCTTCTTTCACGGGCTGCGAGGCGTAGTGGGAGGACATGCTGCaggggaaatgaaatgaaataaggtCAGAAGGGGAAAATAGAGAGCAGACACTGAGACAAAACCATTATTTAAAGCCctgctctcccttcttttaCCAGAATATGTTTATAAGGCCTTTAGGAAACCGCTTTGTGTTATGTTAAGAGGAAGACAGTGCGGGGGATCAGGGCACTATGGCAGTCCATTCCCAGCAATGCCTGCTCCCTGTCCTGAGATGCACAGCACTGCGGGACCCtcgctgtgcagcagcagcagcaaaagggaCACCTGGTGCGTGCCCAGCATCAGGGGATTGGCTCAGGGAACACAGAGCTTTGCTGCcccttcccacctcccttcccctcccactGTGCCGCCCCATGAAACCCCACGCACTGGGCGTCCTCGCCCTCCAGCAGCCGGCGGTACGTGGCGATCTCCTGCTCCAGGCGGCACTTGACGTCCAGCAGCACGCGGTACTCGTGGTTCTGCCGCTCCATGTCACAGCGCAGCTCGGCCAGCTGCTCCTCCACGCTGGTGATCAGCGCCTGCAGCTGGGCCAGCTGGGTGCCGTAGCGCGCCTCGGTGTCGGCCAGGGTGCCCTCCAGCGCCGCTTTCTGTGTGCAGAGGAGACGACGGGCTCAGGGGGACGGGGCGGCAGGGAAGggccccatccccacaccgGTGGGCAGCGGCCCCGCGTACCGTGCTGAGCTGGGACTGCAGGTCGATCTCCAGGCTCTGGATGGTGCGGCGCAGCTCCGTGATCTCCGTCTTGCcgctctgcagctgctccgTGTTGACGGCCACCTCGCGGTTCAGCTCCTCCGTCTGCAAGAAGCCGAGCCACACGTCACAGCCCAGGTGGGCACAGCCGTGGCCGCGCAGCTGCGGGCGTCCAGCTCACCTTGCTGAAGAACCACTGCTCAGCATCCCGCCGGTTCTTCTCTGCCAGGCTCTCGTACTGCTCCCGCATCTCAGCCAGGATCTTGGTGAGGTCAATGCCGGGAGCCGCGTCCATCTCCACGCTGATCTCTCCTCCCACCTGTCCGCGCAGCGCGTTCAtttcctggggaaaaggaaatgcatgATACACACAGGAGCGACAGCCCTAATTGCAGACGGCTCTGCACCCCATGCCTGACCCCCTCTGCCCTGGGTACACGTTACAGCCCCAGGGGGTACCGGCACTGCGCTCACCTCTTCGTGGTTCTTCTTCAGGTAGGCCAGCTCCTCCTTCAGGTTCTCAATTTGCATCTCCAGGTCAGCCCTGGACAGAGTCAGCTCATCCAGCACCCTGCGCAGCCCATTGATGTCAGCCTCCACGCTCAGACGCAGGGCCTGCTCCGTCTCAAACCTGGAGACAGAACAGCAGTGACCAAGGATGCTGAGATCACATCTGGTCTGGGCAGAGCCCCTTGGCTGCTGCTTATATCATGCACTGTGCACAGTGTCACAGCTGGCAAAGCAGTGTCACTTgaacccacagcacagccttgCCTTGACATTATTGTGCCTTAGTACTGCTCTGGTGTTTGCTGAGCTGCTTGCATGGAAggtgaaagcacagcagaagcccAGTGCTCACACAAGCAACAGTGAAGTTATGGAGTGCCTACAGGATTTAGGTAACTGGCTGCTTTGGAAATCACATCTTCATTTTGAAGGCTTTGTTTCCAAGCTGCCTTTCTGGGTCTGGGATGGGAATTTTCTCCCACTTTTCACCAAAAACCTCTGCAGACcttgttccttttttccagGAGATGTGACTTACTTGGTCCTGAAGTCATCAGCTGTCAGCCTGGCATTGTCAATCTGCAGCAGGAGGTTGGCATTGTCAACGGTGGCTCCCAGGACCTGGCAGGGGAaggatgaaaagaaagcactggaTGAGCATCAGAAccccagggagcagcacacactgaggctgtggggacagggacagTTCTGGGGCAGCCTGGGGCCTTCCAAAACCTCTGTGACCTCAGTTTCCAACATTCCATCACTACGTATTTCAAAAGGCAGCACAGGAGTCATTTCAGATGTGAGATGAGATAAAGCACTGGTTCCCATGCCTCAGGGCACAGGGTGGTTATGCAAGGGTCAAGCAGGAATCACCGCTCCcaccccagcacacagcagctctgctggtagGCCGGCAGGTCAGCAGGGAGCTCATGCATGGGAAACTTGGTGCCCTTTGGTCCTGGGATGGATTTGATTTGTTGactgcagaaatagaaaagactGCAGAGAACAGGTGCCTACAGCCTCTGATGTTTGTATTACGAATATAGGAGCGAAGAATGCGTGCTGGGAGAAGACTGGAGGCAGAGTTTGGGAGGACATGAGCTCTGGTGCAAAGGAGACAGAGAGGAAGGGTTTTCCCTGCATCCCATGCCAGCAtccctgcatctctgctgcgCGCGGCCTTCCCTGGTGACTGTTTACAAAAACCACCTTCATGTTTA encodes:
- the KRT14 gene encoding keratin, type I cytoskeletal 14, with the translated sequence MSTTVRQFSSSTSLKGLGGGSSRLSCGRAAGYRAPSVHGGSSSYSVSSRIVSGLGAGYGGGYCSSVGGGLGGGFGASYGAGYGAGFGGGFGAGFGGGFGGGDGILPAGEKETMQNLNDRLAAYLDKVRALEEANTDLEVKIREWYKKQGPGPERDYSPYYRTIEELRSKILAATVENANIVLQIDNARLAADDFRTKFETEQALRLSVEADINGLRRVLDELTLSRADLEMQIENLKEELAYLKKNHEEEMNALRGQVGGEISVEMDAAPGIDLTKILAEMREQYESLAEKNRRDAEQWFFSKTEELNREVAVNTEQLQSGKTEITELRRTIQSLEIDLQSQLSTKAALEGTLADTEARYGTQLAQLQALITSVEEQLAELRCDMERQNHEYRVLLDVKCRLEQEIATYRRLLEGEDAHISSQYSSAMSSHSGRDAITTSRQVRTIVEEVQDGKVVSSREQMALTTR
- the KRT17 gene encoding keratin 17; translation: MSTTVRQFSSSTSLKGLGGGSSRLSCGRAAGYRAPSVHGGSSSYSVSSRIVSGLGAGYGGGYCSSVGGGLGGGFGASYGAGYGAGFGGGDGILPAGEKETMQNLNDRLAAYLDKVRALEEANTDLEVKIREWYKKQGPGPERDYSPYYRTIEELRSKVLGATVDNANLLLQIDNARLTADDFRTKFETEQALRLSVEADINGLRRVLDELTLSRADLEMQIENLKEELAYLKKNHEEEMNALRGQVGGEISVEMDAAPGIDLTKILAEMREQYESLAEKNRRDAEQWFFSKTEELNREVAVNTEQLQSGKTEITELRRTIQSLEIDLQSQLSTKAALEGTLADTEARYGTQLAQLQALITSVEEQLAELRCDMERQNHEYRVLLDVKCRLEQEIATYRRLLEGEDAHMSSHYASQPVKEGPVTTRQIRTIFEEVQDGKVISSREQITQAAL